TATTCCTGTCGCTTGTGCTTTAACAAGACAAACACACGCAGTGGCCTAGCTGATggacagagagggggaatgtGAGAGAAAATTAGATGTTATGGCGCCTTAAAAGTAgggaataatttttttaaatatcccccccccaaaaaaaaaataataataatattaaacacAGAATCAGCACTGACAAGCTGGAAGCAAAAGCTTGATTCAAAGCTTGGAATCTACCAATAAAATCTAGGACAGTCATAAATTGAGATGCATTTGAGTCTACAGACGGAACACAACAGCAATTTGGAAGAACAAGAAAATAATTTTCTTGAATATCAGCTTCTCTACCTTCAGGATGGTCTTGATATCTTCCTTTGTGCAGCCGTCCAGCTTGGTGACTCTGTACTCCAGCCACTGGTGCACCACAGCCCTGCTCTCTGCACTGTCTCCCAGCAGGTTTGGGCGCTTGGCCTCTTTCACCAGGTGACAGGCGATAGTCACCAGCCCTACCAGTGGAGGACCATTATTATTCTGTAGCACAGGTATCTGCATGGAGACATGAGACAGGGAGAGGGCAGTGTGATGgagagagtgaaaaaaaaaagtgatttttttgttgattttattcAAGTTTACAACAATGAGGCAACCAGACATCACATGTCCCTGGATTTGCTTTACAACTCcttaaaaacatgtttgttcAGTTCCAGAGACAGCAAAAATGCACTCATGATAACTTTACACATTCATGAATAAAACTGTGTGACTCTGAGGGAGTGTAATATGCCTGTGATTATCAACATTTCACTTAATAAAACAGACTTATTAAATGAGGTTTGAGCATGTAGGTTAATATCCAGGTCAGAGTGCTCAATTTGGGGATACAAgaatatttgttttcaacattttccaTAAAGATCGGGCTATGTTAGCTTTCAGTACATAAGACTTGAAGATACACTTGGTGTTGTGTCATTCTCCTCCCCCTTTCAGTCATCAATACTGAAGGTTCAGTTCATTGGACGGGCATGCGCAAAGCATATTTTTCTATTTCCATTGTGCTGAGTTGTGGAAATAAAACAGCTGGCATTAAAAGGTTGTTGTTGCTAGATTTGAGTATCAGCCTAACCGATGAAAAAGATCACGGACTATCAACTGATTACACAAGGTAGATGTGCCACGAAAACTCAGATTTTAACCTATATTTTCAACACACGTTGACTAGCTTGTTAGCAAtatctagctagctactgtGTGCTGATTACAATAGCGTATAGGCTTCCTATAAAATGAAATTGCGGTTTAAAGCCAACAGTGGACGCCACAAAAAATGTACGCTCATGTCACCTTTTTATCCGCCTGTGTACTGTACTTGTTCGGCTTTTTCAATCCTAAGTATTTCTCCAGCGACGAAAGCTCCCGTAACGCCATGTTTCTGATTCTGACTGTCACAGGAGCAGAGCAGTGTGCGTTTGACCTGATTGGGTAAAAGACTCAACTCCTGCCCACAACAGCTTGACTGACTGTAGAGTTAACCAATAAAAACACAGCACGAGAGTCTGCCATTACATTGCATCAGTGAATGACCATTgtctgaataaaataaaataaaccataACATTTGAAACTGTGAatgattaaattaaaatacCATATTACTTttgacacttattttttttttcccatttgttTGATCGGCTATATCAGTCATTTCAAAATGAGACTAGTGACCACAAAGCTTTAGCCTATGCGAGGTTTTGGTTTcagttcacatttaaaaaaaaaaaaaggaagttaTTTACTGTATAGGCCACATTGGAGATCATTTTCACACACAGCTACAATATTATAAAAGGTTTCATTTCAAAGATCGTTATGGTTATCAGATAAATGCTAATCATAGATTACCATAAAGTGCCTAcgagtaaaaacaaacaaaccatgcTTCTGTAGGTGTTCTACCATCTAAACTGATGTGATTTGTTAGTATGCTTGACCTAATTACTAATTTAATCTGGGTTCATTTAAAGCAAACACACCCTATCAGCAGCTTACAATATATTGTTATTGCAAATGAGCATATATATACCGGCAGCATTCCATAGGTGGGCTCAACTATGCAATCCAAACCTCCCCAGCAGCGTGGGGTTAACTGATAAAAAATGAGTGTTATGCAATGCTGCCAGTTCATagtaacatgtttttttttttttttttacagaacttTTCCATGTGGATTTGTGGTTAAATGGAATCAACATGACAGTGGAAGGTCTGGAGTTCCAGTCTGAAGTCCTGCAGCaaagtgtttttgtctgtctgtctcggCAGTTTGTCCTGGCtgtgacattgtgtgtgtcGTGTCTGTTTGGATTTGCACTGTGCCTCTACGATTTCTCCATAATGAAATGTCACCTGTCAGTCAAAACTGGGTTTATTAAGTATATActgtccaagtgtgtgtgtgactatgtacttgtgtgtgtatgtgtgacacCATAGAGACTGACAGCTGGGCTGAGGTGTCACACTACAAGCTTTCTTTTCAGCCCCAGCGGTCCCACTTTGTAACAGCTCACCTGGATGACAAGGCTTGAGGAGATGTCAGCGACTGCAGCAATACAAGTCAAATTCATATTATTGCTCTGGATTTTTATTGACGTTATTCAGACTGAAATAATATATACAAGACATGTAGAGTAAGGGAGATGGAAGCTGGCGAGTCCTAACTTAAGCCCGCTGTGGCTTAAACCTGTGGTTTTTTTATACAGTGACATGTCTTCCATGAAAAAGGCCCATGGGGCCAACAGCtatgtccattaatattaatatatactcatggtattttttttttatgtccatatttgccccttttttttcacaagaaggaaaaaaaggtgAATACAATGTCTATATTCCACATGGAATTCAAGCATACAAGACGGCCACAGAAAATATGTGTCTCTCCATCTTTTAACTTAATGTCATCATCACGTGGCCAGTATTTATGTCACGTTACGCTATATACTTAGTAGTCCTATGGTTTTCCAGATTTCACTTCCAGTGCTCTAATGCTTAGAATCAACTTTCTATTGGGTCACTTGTGAATATCTTGCTCActgaatatgataataataagaTAACAATGAATACCTGGCCCATAATCTCGCAGCGCAGTTTATTATTGAGAATCTAGGGCCACTTGATTCTCATGGGGCAGCAGTTGTGCTTCATGTGAACTacttccattgttgtttatcGCCCTGCACATACCCATGTATCCACATCTTACCCTTGCACCGTGTGTACCTAATATAAAAGAACAGATGATATTTTTAAACTCAATTTGTTGAGAAAAAGCTGTCCCggaaaacaaattaattataaGAATGAGTACACAGACTATCACAAATGATTAGATGCTATGGTACAAGGTAAGGCTAattctctgttttctttttttcatctaaCCTTCCATTTTTGCTGTTTGTTTATAGGCTCCAGCACGTCATACACTTAGTAGGGCTTCCGTAAATGAATGCCTGCAGCATTAAAGTGCGTCTCCTTTAACTAAATGCCTCCAAGCTGCCACATCCTGTCTGTACTCAGGCGGGCTGAGGACAACGATCCCCAGTGCCCAGGACTAACTGTAGCCTGTGGGAGTTTTCTCATGCCGATTGTGATACACAATCTGGGGTCACATTAGTAAGGAAATCTACAGTGGGGGTCACCGATAGTGCCGTGGGGCTTCCCAAGCCAGGCATAGCCATAAACACAGCCTCAGTCCTGGTAGATATATGCCCCTCTGCATAGTCTGTAGCTTACAATATGCTGTTACACTGATTTGTCTAGCTGGGATGCAGGGCCACAGCCCCGCCTGTCTCCTCTGTTACCTTTCATGACCTGGGAAAGCTTTCTGACTGAATACTGTATTTTAACCACACAGATGCTCGCagaaggagaggggagggatTGGTTGTGAGTAGTCGACATGAACGCTGTCAGCACGGATTGGTGAAATTGCATATTGGTGCTAGGTCGGATCCCCAGCGCGGAGTGAACATGGGGACGGGCGCCAGGCGGCGGGGTGACAGTTTGGGAGAAGGATGCGAGTTGTGAGATGAAGACAGACAGATGTATGGGGGTCGGAGTGCTGCCCCTACCTTCCGCTCCTGTCAGGTTTTATTTTGGATTTGATCTCATTCATAGCTTGATGCATGGTtgactttttgaaaaaactacCATGAAAATAGATTTTGGTAAGTGGGTAATAGTttatatagtacagtatgtgggCTTTAAGTTTAAATAATCATTTTTGTAATAGCTGTAAAATACAAATTCTTGAGAGGTTTGCTTTCATCATATAATGCTCCTTTGATTTGAATATGaccacaacaaaaaaagtcaaccaAATCATCAACATAACTTCTGGTATGAGTatgttttagtttgttttcatGCTCAATATATTCTTTGGTTTatacaatgtcagaaaattgtgaaaataaatgCCTGTCACAGTTTCCCAATAGCCCAATGatgttcttttcttctttccaaAAAAAGTCCCAAACCCAAATATATTAGTTTGCTATCACAtgcaacagagaaaagcagcaaatcctcacatttgactGCATTGGATTATGAAAATACAATACATTTCCTTTCAATCAGCTAATCAATGACTTCTTTCAGCTTTAGTTTTAATGTTCCGGTTTGGAAACTTAATCTGAGAACAAAACCTAAACCTCATCTCCGTGACATGTTTCTCATTCACTTCCAAGCCAAACCCACTATACAGTAAGTCACTTTCAGCCAGCGTAGTATATAACTAGTGGTAGTCCGCACAGTGTGTCTTTTGGCTCCAGAGCTGCTGGCTCTTGTATCGGAGGAGAGTCAGAGGATGCCAGAAATGTCGCACCTCTAGGCGGGGCCTTTGGGCCTTCGTGACGACAACAGTGATGGGATTATAGGAACCACCCTGCTGAAACAGGCACCCAAAGGCTAAAAACAAAAGCTGGTCCCCCCACtccatcacacacagacacacacacatgcaaatgagTGTATGTTCAAATATGTTTACAAGGGGGGTGGAAGGGCTGGATGAGCCAGTGACAGGAGTGGAGCGCTGACATTTTTGTGGCATTTCATGTCTTTCCCTTAACATTTGTGACACGAGATTAGCATTGGAAGGCATGCTCATAAGTGTGTGTAGAACGAGGGCGGTTGAGTCTCCGACTGATCAGGATAGCCCCCTCGAGACAAACGAACAAGTGATAAAGGCGGTTTCTccatttcctcctcctctgcttaCATGCCAACCCACAAGGCTGAGGGACATGCTGGGGGACACAGTACCAGCTCACAGTAACAACAAACCCTGTCCCTGCCTCCCATCCAGCAGCAGTCACTTAGGACTATTAATTACCGCTCTGAATTTCCTCCTCCTTACCCGTAGCCATCCGTGTCCCCCTCAGACAAACAACCTCGGTGGGAGGATCTTGATTATTATAGCTTCTGAAAAGTCAGGTTGTCTTTTATTGAAGTTGCCCACTGGCCATGCAGGtttctctctatccctctctctctgtctgtctcactctggCTCGGTGTCTCTGTCGTCCATGATTCAGACAAAACCTTGGAGGAAACTGTTATGCTGTGGCCGGGAGGTTGATGAAGGGGGGCTCTCATGTTGTTGGAGGTTTGAACTCACGCAACTCATGAGAGGTTATTaaagcatgcacacaaacacatacatacacacacaagcgctGGCTATAAGATGGAGCTTCTGTGTGCAGCTTCAGAATACTTTAGCTGTTTTATCCTTCACCAGCAGGGAGCACTGTGGGTCTTTCAAAAATCACCAAGTCCAGCTCTCTTCACAGTCCAGCTGCATCTAAACCAGGACTGCCTTGTAAAagtgaactttaaaaaaaaaaatatctgaaataaGAAAGTgactattaaaaataaatgggatCATGTGAAACTTATAGGAGTACTGAAATCACTGAAACTGTATCTTGAAAAATAATGAAACCAATATGTTGAGCTTATCATTGAGACAATGGAGTACTTTTACTGTCTTTAAggatcagtttaaaaaaaaaaaaattctacattGGAAATTACTTTTAAGACTTAAATCTAGGCTATGTGTTGACATGTTCCACACATGACCTCATATCTAGGCTGTGCGATTATAATAGTTTAGTAACATCATCTTCCACAAAATCAGATGAGGAGCAGATTTACTTGTGAGTGGCTTCCATTGGCCTGTTttgtaaaagtgctttggtcCGGGGCACATTAAGTACTTTATATGTTGTTGGTGCAGTTTTCAAAAGGTTAAAATGAAAGTCCGTCTTTTTGATTGCaaaatttgaaatgtttaaaaatcacAGGCGTATGAGAAGGCATTTGGGAAACCTCTACCCAGGTCCTAATCCTCCCGCTCATCCGTCTTCATGTCTTTAACCCATTAGTTTGATTCACTACCTCTGGAGCGGGAAAGTGAAAGCTCAGGCCGGCACTTGTCTCTCCTATGACTGTGTCCACTATATCCCTTTCACGTGGCACTTTATGGCCTGCTGGAGAGGGGTGGAaggggcatgtgtgtgtgtgtgtgtgtgactgagaaAGAAGACAGAGAGTGTGGAAGTGGGCGAGATATAGGGAGATTCAGAGGGTTATTTGTCCCTCTTCCCCTCTCTGAGAGCTAGGAATCATGGTCTGCATGACAGGTTGCCAGCCCCCGTCGGGGGTGATCTATATGAGACCCTCTTTATTGGCAATTTCAACCCAGGGACAGATGAGACTGCAGCCAGCCAGCCGGACAGCCAGACTATGATGAAAGCGCCCAAGACTCACCTGTGACTCTCGCACTGAAGGCTAGAGAAATAATGCATCAGAGGTTATATGTGGAGCTATGTGTGCTGTGTAGATGTAtgagccatgtgtgtgtgtgtgtgtgtgtgtgtgtgtgcgcacggtAGAAATAATGTATGGCTGCTGTCATGCCCAGAGGTCTATTTTTAGTATGGAGAAAGTCACTGAGCTGTGTTGCAGGCAGATTTCGATTGAGATGGTTTGGGTACTTTACATATTGTTGGAATGTAGGGTAAATAATTCAACTCCGAGCAAGAGTCAAGAATCTGTCCATGACTTATTGCTTTTGGCTTTCTCGGAGTAACACGGCTGTTGAACATGCGTATTCAATAATAACAAATAGCATACTGCACTGCATGTAAACCATATAAACTCTTTCTGTGCTGTATGAGCTGAATATTGTTCTGCCTGAGCGCTGAACATTAAAAAGCATTCTAAAACCTGAATGTAACACTGATTGTAATAAAACATTACATCCACCATAAGTACTAAAACATAACTTGCAGATTCCGATTGAACTGAAACTCCATTCTCCCACAGACTTTTCTTAACATCCTGCACTGGGTAACACTGATATCACATTCAGCCCTTCTCTCCCAAGTCTGCGAAACACATTTCCCATTTTTCAAAGTCTTGAATCGCACAAGGCAAATCACTGGGAACTAGCATGACAACATTCAAGCTCTGAGCAGACAATATATCCCGAGGCCATTCCTCCATCCAACGCGCTGCTGAATGAAAGACAGAAGCTTGCAAAGTGACGAACACCATGAAATAGCCCTGTAATGAACAATTGCTCTCATATGAGGAGGTCTGTTCAGTCAGGACCAGCCATTAGACCGGTCTCTCTCTGTTCACTACTAATCGATTAGTACAGTCTGCAAAGCATTGATCAGCGGTTTGCTTTTAAGTGTCGGGATGGTGGATGGAGGTTTAGAATATACAGATTTAAGGGTATTGAAAAGGTTTAGAAAAACGCTAACTAAAATGATCTATTTGTggttctaaataaaataaagcagaaGAGTGTGACAATATAATAGGAGTTATCAAGCCTTATTATTTTGAGAAAAGTGAGAATTAGGATTGTGGTTTGAATAGTATATGGATATCCTTTCACTTCTTGCTTGTAGTGTCTGCATATATCTTTTTACGGTTGAACTACCTCAACCCTAATGTTCTGTTCAAAATCTTACTGAACATTGTTTTATCACCTGGATGCTCCATTTCTTTTTCTAATTGCTTATTAACATCCTTTTGACTACCTCTCCAAAATCCTAAATATGTTGATTGGAATTTCTGTTATTAGAGTTTTATAACAGCTTTGAGATGTAGGTCAGACTTCTCTGGCATCTAATTGACCCCAAACATCACTAACATCACTGATAACATACTGTAAATTCCTTTGTCTATAAATGACTTTTTGGCAGACAAAATGAGTATATATTCGTTCATACATAGCCCATATAACATGCAATATTTCCACATTTGGTGTAATAACAAAGCTTTAGGGTAATTTCTATGTTTTGCCACTTTCATCAAATGGGGTTACCACTTAAATACTTTTCTACATATAAGATTTCAACGAGGTCAGATGAAAATAATATATGTATTTAAAGGAAAATAGAAAAGGACCCCAAACAATGATGAAGTAAAGTTAAATTCAACAAAACACAAGGACATGCTGTCATGCATTTTCATATTCATATAGTCTGTAAATCATTTGATCTACAACTGTGCACCAGCTGtttaaacatattattttaGGTCAAAGGGGTAAAAGTAAAAATCAAAGTTTGCCAGAAAGTTTCATGGTGATGTAGATGATTTTAAATGTAGCTATTTTACGAACTTGTAAATTCTTATGGGTTGATTGCTtggcatactgtacatgtgccCTTGTGGTGAGTATTGCTACTGGACAGATTTATTCCAATATGCAATCAATTATGATATCACTTCCATTTTGCAGTAATAACAGAAATGCCTATAGTATATAATTTCAGTTGACTGTATGTAGGTAATAAGAAAGATACGCAACATATTATTATGTGTGTAGGTGCCTATGAGTGTCTGCTTCAATGTACAAATAGTATGTGTATCACACGGTACCTATGTGTGATTGGTTATCTGTACAGAACAAGtcaatgcatgcatgcatgtaaactatatgtctatatataatTCTGTGTGCTTGGCTCCTCTGCATTATGTTGTATACTctgcagtggctgtcagcgctTCTCAGTGTTTGTCATTCTG
The genomic region above belongs to Perca flavescens isolate YP-PL-M2 chromosome 22, PFLA_1.0, whole genome shotgun sequence and contains:
- the eef1e1 gene encoding eukaryotic translation elongation factor 1 epsilon-1 isoform X2 yields the protein MALRELSSLEKYLGLKKPNKYSTQADKKIPVLQNNNGPPLVGLVTIACHLVKEAKRPNLLGDSAESRAVVHQWLEYRVTKLDGCTKEDIKTILKDLNLYLQDKVYMAGNQFTLADPFMYYGIHPLIVDLAIQDKEQYVNVTRWFDHIQHYPGIRHHLPPVVVPRNRLYTSKHH